The following nucleotide sequence is from Salvia miltiorrhiza cultivar Shanhuang (shh) chromosome 7, IMPLAD_Smil_shh, whole genome shotgun sequence.
tcattaatgacctcatacatcatataactcactTTACACATATAAATCCCCTTTTTATcaagtaaactaaactctaatgataaCTCATGTATCAACGCAAACTCTTaacaaaagcatgacaaacgttcacataatggtcataaatcAATTAGACCTTATTTTATCATTcattgacttctcaaaatatgaaaactcaaaaactcattcaaactaaactaagtccaaattttacttagcttacaatagacttaatcaaacatactaaaacactaatatcatgctcaatttcatatatcttaaaccaaatcacttaatagacacataagcaagaaaatcctaatttttattaaactaaactcttttgaaattttataaacacacatggatctttaatctcatcatatatctatcaattttagtcatttaaactcacatatactccatcaatttacaaattagagcatagatacacatagccctaattttagtaaactaactcatatcaaaatcatcaattgacatcatatactcaatttactccatcaatcatcatcatatacatctcatggactcatatacatcatcaattcatcatttaaatcatcaactcaaaagttcccatttttgggtaaactaaactacATCAATCTTTCACATTTCTAAGCACATACTCCACAACAcccatcaatcatcaacaaacatcatataaaactcatttttcaccccaaatcaagaaaagaaaaagaaaattttttgaagggtatgagacccatattttcgaaaatttagaaaaaaaagaagggggtgattttcttgcttcaaactctcaagaatactcacatacaatctcatacaagtctaatctatgaatatagagatcacttacccaaacttacacccaaaaccaaattttctctctctaactttgaagatcaaactcCAAAGATCTTCTTGAATTCAAGGAGGTGGAAGTGTTTAGTGTAAGATTTAGAGGGTGATTTGTGATTTTGGTGTGACTTtgtgaagctccgaaggtctcgTTAATGGTTGTCAATGGAGGtgaagtgagagatgagggagagagagtgcCGAAAATGgggagtgagggagagaggtggaGTGGCCGAATGTGGTGAGTGAGTGAGAGAGAATTGCTTGGTAAGATTTGTGAGGATTTGGTAATCTTATAGAAGATTTGGCAATCTTAGTGAATATTGGCATTaattgccttgatctctctctctctaatctctacactctctcaattaatacactctcaatctctactctctcaattaatCCACTTGGTAAATTGTGGTATTTAAGCACATGCTtaggaaattaaaataatagtgtgagaagggtgattaaatattaatcacaataattatggaaatattattcaataataaaataccatagcataattattcatgtgatcaaaaaaaaaattatagcactaatattagtgcactcactcaattataatattcctcttcgtaggaaaaataatttaaaaatattatgctaggaaaaatttccataaaccgtcatcattcgatttctcggtaaaaataaatcgcactttctttggaaacttaatcaaaaatccaagtgctaaggtctcaaataaaaaatcatagtaacttggtcataatgacacacgtaacagaaatcacataatcaatcagtcacgtaaattcacataacatcacatcaaagcggTCGGCAgacacaaacaaactagacgtctctctgaccgactctatttatcaaggtttctcactctttcttcctcgactctatttccaactcattattcctattttcttaataggacagtcaaactctgataattcggtatccggtaattctattcccggtagttggaaataaaataaaatctcagctcaattcaatcagcatctccatctcaactcaCTTCTCAAATCTCTTCACTTTAACTCCACCATTGGTTTATTCTctcatatctctatttaaagacaatctgtcttatctactcataaaaaaaaagtctcgtatttcgacatctcagtactctcattagtgttaagacactatctcacaacatgaggaaaagtacgaGGTATTACAGTAGTACATGCACttaaaatttggagacatcatctctatgGGGCTAGGTGTGAAATCTATACAGATcacaaaagtctcaaatatttctttgagcagaaagatctgaatatgagacaaagaCGATGGCTTGAATTGGTcaaagattatgactgtggaatcaattatcatccaggaaaagctaatgtagtagctgatgctttaagtagAAAGAGTCAATCCAAGCTAGGGTTTCTCCTCACACAAAGAGAAGAACTCATAAAGGACTTTGAAAAATTGAAGCTATGGAGGGCATGATGGCAACATTGATAATAACTCCTGATTTGAGAACCAGGGTGGTCAATGCACAAAGAGATGATGAAAAGTTAGAAAAGTTGCGAGTCAAAATTCGGACAGAACAAGTTAGTGCATATAGAGAAGTAGTAGACAATGCAATTTTGTTCGAAGGAAGACTTGTTGTTCCGAATTATAAAAGCTTAAAagatgaaatcatgagtgaagctcatgaaaCGCCATATACTGCTCATCCAGGAAGCGCCAAAATGTATCAAGATCTTAAACAAAaattctggtgggaaggaatgaaacgagacatagcttcttttATTGAACGATGCTTGGCCTGTGAACAGGTAAAGGcgttacaccaacgaccttatggAAAGTTACAACCGTTGGAAGTTCTGGAATGGAAATGAGAGCATATAACAATGGATTTTGTAATCGGTCTGCCAAAGTCCAAAAGAGGAAATATGGCAATTTGGGTAATCGTAGACCGACTTACGAAGAGTGCTCATTTTATTCCCATCCCCATTACTTATGGCTCTGACAAATTGGCCCAAGTGTATGTCCGAGAAATAGTACGtttacatggaataccaataacTATTACGTCGGACTGAGATTCTAAGTTTacctcacgtttttggatgagtttgcAGAAAGAATTGGGCACCAAGCTAAATTTCAGTACAACTTTTCATCCCCAAACTGATGGGCAATCTGAAAGGACCATTCAAACTTTAGAAGATATGATCAGAACCATTGTATTGGATCAAGGCACATAATGGGAACAAGTAATACCCCTTATTGAGTTTTCTTATAATAATAGTTTTCAAGCAACGATCAACATGGCACCATACGAAGCTCTATATGGGAGAAAGTGTCGATCTCccctttattgggatgaagtgggtgaaagaagaGTCTTAGGACCCGATGCGGTGGAAGAGATGATTACAATTGTCCGACAGATCAAACAACGAATGAAAGAGGCACAGGATAGACAAAAATCTTATGCCGATAATCGACGAACCGAGCTACAGTTTGAGATGGGAGACAAAGTATTTCTAAAAGTTTCACCGACTAAAGGAGTATCCAGGTTTGGAGTAAAAGGTAAGTTAAGACCCAGATTCACAGGACCATATGAGATTTTGGAAAAAATAGGCCCAGTCGCCTACAGATTAGCACTGCCACCGAATTTTGGCAACGTGCATAATGTGTTTCACGTGTCGCAGTTGCGAAAATATGTCTATGATCCCAAACATGTCGTCCATCAAGAAGAAATAGAAGTTGAACCAAATATGAGCTATGAAGATAAACCTGAAATGATCTTGGATAACAAGATTCAACAACTGCGAAACAAATCCATTAATTTAgtccactggccaccgggtcctcacttaagtgaagtgacccgggttcgatccctcttgggagcgaattagagattggagatataaggtggattttggtgaatggagagataaggtggttcttggagtggatggggaactaattactaacatctaacatgactttgtccgatcaaaaaaaaatccattaaTTTAGTCAATGTCCAGTGGAGACACCATGGGCGAGATGAAGCGACATGGGAACTCGAGAACAAGATGAGAGAGAAGTACCCCGAATTATTTAACGAGGTacgcaaatttcgggacgaaatttatttttagggggagaggatgtaataccccgtatatttttataatatttttattagtatatatatttgttaaagGAATTAAATAGCTTGAGATgccatttaattatttgagtattattTACTCATGAGTTTATTGGTTTAGTAATTAAGATTTATTACTAAATCAATAGTGTGAATAATATGagaatatttatttatcattttcttgAAGGTGAATAGTTCTTGATAGACTAgaatgttaggtccggggggggtctcaaataggtgtatggggggggaatacacctataggctatttttagtctatctaccaacctcaatcagagggatctcagtcagagatagaaatgaaactttacaagcaaaccagacacctgtttaaccgaaattagttttgaccaacagggttgacgactgatactgaaagctcttcagtaaagagttatcagttaagtcacaagaacttaactgatccacgtaagggcttcagtcgtgtttgcaaagataaagatgatatcactcttccttactatcagaggatagttcagtcagattgatatcacacgcagcggaaattaaacttagtttcgaatagcctcggtggagcagatagttggattagggtttctctagcgattagtcagtgttcagttttatcaaatgaaatagcgcagttatgaaagtaaaactgaaagctgtaaataacacagagacttttacgtggttcggaaaaactctttcctacatccacggctggttgatcagaccaacaatccactccgcaagtgcttgcttggtgcactgcaaaccgtaaactgaagataaactctcttcagcacctacacacctcgcgtagggtttccctacctacacacctcgtataggatttcagcacctacacagctcgcgtaggatttccctgctaagcacacctcgtgctcagacttccctttcagagatCAGAGTACCTTTCTGAATCTctgagtcactcaaacactcttatgggggagaggtttaaacgagtgccaactatacttacaaagaacaagttctttgaagcaagtttgacctttggcttctgggtacacagaatatatgcctagggtctaagagaatgtatgtaatcagcagtgactgattttggctttggaattctcttcttcgattcaagctttgagcgttTAAGCTTTtcggctgagtagctatttcggcagagcttcagcttatgttgttgaatcggtgaagattgaagtgatcctcgagcgctatttgtaggagaactcttgaatagatccgttggcgtaaatcgtcctcaagatttcttccgttggagagcaattcgaatttgggatgaggcttcaatcttcgaggttccttgtctgtgtggaaacggctctctttgaatgacaggagatgtgacatctctgaaaagtaaccaccagataggaatgacctctgcagagataagatattgagatatctctgcatttaatgcggctgtacttgagcgtacgtggcttcctctgaacgttggaagatcagtcataggaggaatgttcaactgatacttgactttagtatcagtctatggcgcgcattaaataatcagtcttcaactgattcttcaactgatacttcagttggtaactccagtcttcagtcttcagtcttcattcttcagtcttcagtcttcagtctttgtcaccgcaactaaactagaaacgaactctaacacttgagttcaaaacgattctagtctattacatttaagtcctatgaattttggtatcatcaaaacaagggttaggatattccacaaggttcccaacatagAATATGGTTGGCCTCATTAAATTTTTGTAATTGAAGAATattcatcaaaatatatttttaaagtattttcttttattcataaaattatttaattatagatttttccatttttaaagttctttttctagaattctaatatattaaaataaaactttatatgtatgaatttttgCCCAAATGGGCCGGCAACTTTAGAAATGAAATGGGAGTTCCATTTTTTCTAATTGTAAAAAGTGGTTTCTAGAATTTTAATGCACAAATTCCCAAACAAAAAGGATAACCATGTATATTTGTGGGAATTTAGATAAAACTCAATTCACTTCTACCTACTGTCGGctactttcaaaaaaaaaaaggaagagaaCAGAGCCATCTTCCTCACCCTTCAAGTTTAAATTCGTAGAGATTTTCAAGTAGCAGCTGCACTACTTTAAAAGAAAAGGGTGAATTTCTTCGATTCTCTGTTTTCCTACAAGTATAGCATGaagaaaatttatgttttaaaatCTAGGGTTTTCAAAAATTTGGGGATTTAATGTTAGAGTTGAAGTATGGTATAAATAAAAGAGAtatatcaggtgggcttactaacTCAAGAAATAAAGATGTATACTTTATTATATAACGTTTaagtgtatgcatttattttcaagttattgacttgccaatatttaaGATTTGTATGATACCATCTACATAGAAGAACGAATTCGGGTCCTAAGCGAgtcaggatttgtgtacacagagTGACGGTTAACCTTGAGTTAGCTTGTCGTTACGTTTgggaaggaggcctacttctcaacgTATTTATTGAGATTAGTAGATATGGTACATACTTGTATGATAacttagtctgcgcagacaCTTTCAGTTACTATATAAAAACAGTTTAGCAAACACAGGTTGCTTTAGAAATCACTTGTGTATTGCTTAAaatggcaagttcaatatataacATTATCATGCAGAGTTTCAAATGTTTTCGGCAcatgttcactgagtgcttttggtactcagccctgcatatctttctaaatgtgcaggttaagttGGGATGAAGATGGAAATGTGCTGAGCTGGAGCTTTTTGTTTATGTAAATAGTAATAGGCTCAGGATgttgtgtcttcatacataatGTCCAATGATGTACTTCGCTGCAACACTTTATTTCTCTTATCACTTTTGATGTGTTGTAGAATGTTTTAAAACCTTAACCTATATATGAGCTTGACAGATCTTGGTTATGATGTTTATTTGGTTTAAACTTCTTTGTTTAAGTTTGATGATGACGAACCTCATGAAATTCATTGATTATATATGTGAGTTGTTAATTGTTTATTTGTCTTAGTTTCCTTTCAATTACTTTACATCTCTCGTTTCTCCACCCTAGTCGTACGATACCTGGTCTAGCTATCTTTCTCCTAGGCCGGGCTGCGACATGCTTacaggtgcacaacaaaccaagctcgtgcttgcgggtgcacaataAACCTTAGACTGAAAAGAACTcctttcagtaccaacacactgggttggatttttCCTTCTTAGCTTGCAGGTGCTAAGAATAACTAACTGTTTAGTTTCCGGGCACTAAACAACCTAGAGTTTAGACAACTGTCTCGAACTCACtatcaaactctcttttcgcttTTTAGAAAAAGGGGGTTCGTATTTTCAACTAAATTACTAAGAACAGGTTCTCAGTAATCAAAACATATGCTTAGGGTATGCAAGAAATTTGCTTAAGGGAATAAGAGAATGTAAGTAATCAGTGAACTGATTGTTGAGCATTggaaattctcttcttcgattcaaactttggaatgcaGTGAAATTGTTGAGTTGCGATTTTGACAGAGgttcagcttgtgtatttgaatcggtgaagattgaagttgatccttgAGCCCTTTATATAGGCagcgtcttgaatagatccgtttgAGGAGGTCGTCTTTAGAAATCTGCCGTTGTGAGACAAATTTGAATCTTGGCTCAGGCTTCGATCTTCAATGTTCCTAATCCGAAAAGAATTAGCATGCTTTCGGCAGTAGGAGTATGGTGCTACAGAATAAAGTAGCATGAAAGGGGAAACTCTGTCTTCAGAAGGACGATATTCATATCTAagcatttaatgcgactgtacttgCATACATTCCGCGTGGCTTCTTTAAACTGAGATATCAGTCTGAGGAATGAGGAATAACTCTGTGGGTTctactgatacttgactttagtatcagtccgctcaATCCACCGTGGCACGTATCAGTATTTTCCCTAATACTGATACTTCAGTGTATGTGTTCTTCAGTAACTGTCTTGAGTGTTGGTGTTCAGTTAGGACTGGTACAATAACTTCAGTCTTGTCTTCAGGCCTTCAGTGTTTTTGTCTTCAGTCCTTTGATCTTCAGTCTAGCAAATAAAATagactctaacacttgagtccaGTAAAAGCTCTAGTCTAGAAAGAAAATACTATgagttttgggatcatcaaaacaaggaaaatgatatttcattaatttcccaACACTTGTTATTTGCATTTTTCTCTTTGTAGATTCATCTAGATTGCTTGAAGAACTAAAGCTAGTATTTCTTCTTAATAATTCACatgcataaattaaaatcctagaCACCAACAATTTAGCAACATTACATCTCGTAGTTGATTTTCTAACACTAAACCCAACCTTACGAGCATGTTTTGTGTACAACTCATAGAGATCTTCAATCTCGCTTTTTATACCAACCAATGATTCAGAAATACTATCAAGATcacataaaaatattaatttcaataTAAATCACTACATTTATAATGTATATAACTCTCACATAAATTATACTTTTCTTATTATCAACGTTTACATTTTTTGAATGTAACTATTACTCTTgataattacatatatataaccATCATATTTGATCACAGAAATAATTCAGAGAAATTCACAATTTAGATAtcttacaaaaaaattacactTTATTTAATGACTATGTTAACTTTTACTCAATGAAACTATTACTTTTGTAATTTATGTTGTACAGACAAAGCAAATCAAACATATACAATAGGTACTGATTTAGAAATTTACTTTCACCACTTGAGATGAGTTTTAAACTATTTTCACTTCGTTCTTCAACATTCACACTTGAGATGACTTGTAAACAATTTTCACCATGTTCTTCAATATTCACACTTGATGAATCATCATTTTGAGCATGTGAATCGGATTCCACAATGTTTGTATCATCATTTGTTTTATCAACATTATTAGTCTTCATTCTTCTAAAAAGAAAGACAAGAAACAACAAATATTATACATTCAGTAAAAGGACAACTTGTTGTATACAAAAGTAAATTTTACAGTAAACAATGTAAACATTTATATTATACAACTTCAATATATCTATACCTAAATTAGTATATATGCTCTCACAACTTGAAAATCTTGTCAAAGTCTTTATAACCGGTACAAAATCGGTTGTCGGAGATGCGGTCGAGAGGAGAAGAGAGCTTAGACTACAAATAACGGCAACCATTTTGCCAGTGGTCGACCGGCCACataggaaattaaaaaaaaaagcaaaaatgaGATTGAATATGCTGAAGTCGACCGACCGTGGTCTCCACCCCACCAAATTGAGACCTGCAGTCTCTTTCACATTTTAGATAGGATTTTGATGATGTGTTGCAATTTTATTGGTTGGTTgattttaatttagatattagcataaaatttatatatatatatatatatatatatattaaaatttataattttaatttctctataaatagacctcaTTTGTTTATAGTTATACATACCAAAATTTTCTACTTTTTGCAATGGATCCTAGAAATTTTTTTGAGGATTCTCAAAATTTCTCAAACTCGCAAGATTATTATCCTAATCTTGATAATATTGATAGCCAAGTTTTTGGATCTGGTTCAAACCCTCAATTTCCATATGATCTCACTCGTGAAAATTCCACTCCAGAAAATATCCACCccacaaacacaaacacctCCAACGGTCCGAAAGGTTGGAATGATCAAGAAGATTTGGCGCTCATGTATGCTTGGTGTACTTGTAGCTCGGATTCAATTGTTGGCACTAATCAAAATAAGGCCACTTTATGGAAACGCATTCGAGCAATGTATGAAGAATCTCGGGCTGACAACTCGCGATTAATGGGAGAGAAAAGAAGCATAGAGTCATTGAGAAATCGTTACAAGAGGTTGAATGCGAATGTAACTAAGTGGGTGGGTGCATATGAGGAAGCATATGCTAGAAAAAGTAGCGGCATGTCTGATGCAGATATTGAGAAGGAAGCACAATTTTTTTATGGAACAACTAAGTTTACGCACTATGAGGTTTTTGAAAAAGTCATGCGTCATCATCCGAATTGGGAGCTGAAGTTGGGCACCGAGCGTACGCGTGCCCGTGcagttgatgatgaagatgatgttGACGAAGATCGTGGCAGTTTCAAAAAATCAAGAACCACCGTGGAAGATGAGAATCCAAACAACTCCACCTCTGAAACTCCTGTAAGTGTAACTTCAACAATCCGTCGTCCTGCTGGTAGAGATAAAACAAAAgcaaaaaggaaaggaaaagcCAAAATGTCACAACAGTCAATTATTTCTGAGGATTTTACTGCAGAACTTCAAGCCTTGAGGATCGTACGTGAGAAGGAAACCGATGCAATTAACAGAATGGGAGAAATTAGGATGCAATCCACTTTGATGATGTCAAAATGGAATGTGCTTAACACGTTGCTGGGTAAAAACAACTTATCTCCTCAAGAAGAGTCCATGAAAAATCGACTTATGGCAGAATTATTTCCATAATTCTATTTacatttatgtttattttagttTTCGTGAATCTGTTGTGTAATGTCATTCTATGTAATTTCATCTTCAGTAcgttaaatttatgtaatttcaaTTTCAGTTTATGTATTTTGAATCTAAGTGATGTGATTTTAAATAGTTGTCACTGCAAATGATTTATTGAACGTCGGATTCCACTAGATATTCAACATTGGATGCCTGACAAAAGTTTCAATTATTTATGTTGCCCATTGGCTATACACGTGAATGACATTGGATTCCACTGATAGTGGGATATGACATTGGATTCCATTGATAGTGGGATATGACATAAAGAAGAAATTATTGTGGTTGAATATTACATACTCCACGTGAATAACCTTGGATTCCAACAACTACTCCACTAGCAATTTCTATATATCTGTAGTAACAAGTAATTGACCTCATCACAACCAAAGCTTTCCCACATATCCATTTGCTTGATCTATTTGTTAGTATTTAGCCACCAAAATTTAACATGGCATCAAATGAAAACTTTGATGATTCCAGTCCTAGCTTTGATCCTTTTGATTTCACCGAATTTGATGAAATGCATGAAAATCATGTATTGCAAAATCGACGCATTGACTCCATGATCGATGATGTGGCTTTTCAGATTCCAACTCTATCTTTACAACCTACAAACAACACTGATAGAGCACCACGACGATTTATTGAATGTCGTCGTGAGCAAGGCCACCAAGGTGTGTTCGAGCAATACTTTTCAGACGAGCCAATATACACTCCTGAAGTTTTTCGAAAAAGATTTCGCATGCGAAAGCCATTATTCGAAAGAATAATGAACAAACTCGTTGCCACAGACAGTTTTTTCCAAC
It contains:
- the LOC130994306 gene encoding glutathione S-transferase T3-like, with product MDPRNFFEDSQNFSNSQDYYPNLDNIDSQVFGSGSNPQFPYDLTRENSTPENIHPTNTNTSNGPKGWNDQEDLALMYAWCTCSSDSIVGTNQNKATLWKRIRAMYEESRADNSRLMGEKRSIESLRNRYKRLNANVTKWVGAYEEAYARKSSGMSDADIEKEAQFFYGTTKFTHYEVFEKVMRHHPNWELKLGTERTRARAVDDEDDVDEDRGSFKKSRTTVEDENPNNSTSETPVSVTSTIRRPAGRDKTKAKRKGKAKMSQQSIISEDFTAELQALRIVREKETDAINRMGEIRMQSTLMMSKWNVLNTLLGKNNLSPQEESMKNRLMAELFP